The following are encoded together in the Blautia obeum ATCC 29174 genome:
- a CDS encoding NUDIX hydrolase, with the protein MGKIHNVEKMTDNRFVNLYHVDATSVHNTPVSYYVASRAKDVPALKLKTGRNDPDGVIIYSIYGQKKDKVVLVRQYRYTLGDYIYEFPAGLVEPGEDFHEGAVREMYEETGLKLEPLKVDPAFEKPYFTTVGMTDESCATVYGYASGEISKAAQEDSEEIEIVLADRTEVKRILKEERVAIMCAYMLMHFLKDEDPFEFLN; encoded by the coding sequence ATGGGAAAGATTCATAATGTAGAAAAAATGACAGATAACCGTTTTGTCAATCTGTATCATGTGGATGCTACAAGTGTTCACAATACCCCGGTGTCTTATTACGTGGCATCCAGAGCAAAGGATGTTCCGGCGCTGAAACTGAAGACCGGACGTAATGATCCGGATGGTGTGATCATTTATAGTATCTATGGACAAAAGAAGGACAAGGTTGTTCTGGTACGCCAGTATCGTTACACATTGGGCGATTACATTTATGAATTTCCGGCAGGTCTGGTTGAGCCAGGCGAAGATTTCCATGAAGGTGCAGTCCGTGAGATGTATGAAGAAACTGGTCTTAAACTGGAACCTTTGAAAGTAGATCCTGCATTCGAAAAGCCGTATTTTACAACAGTAGGTATGACAGATGAATCCTGTGCAACTGTATACGGCTATGCCAGCGGTGAGATCAGTAAGGCAGCACAGGAAGACAGTGAGGAAATTGAAATCGTACTCGCTGACCGTACCGAAGTAAAACGAATCCTCAAAGAAGAACGTGTGGCAATTATGTGTGCCTATATGCTGATGCATTTTTTAAAGGATGAGGATCCATTTGAGTTTTTGAACTAA